One window of Entelurus aequoreus isolate RoL-2023_Sb linkage group LG06, RoL_Eaeq_v1.1, whole genome shotgun sequence genomic DNA carries:
- the tbx16 gene encoding T-box transcription factor 16, with product MQSIRDSKSNFSGAPPSSASASGGDAYLQGNIRMTLEDPDLWRAFHQIGTEMIITKPGRRMFPHCKVNLSGLVPCAKYILLVDMVPQDGFRYKWNKEKWEVAGKAEPQPPCRTYLHPDSPAPGSHWMKQSISFLKLKLTNNTLDQHGHIILHSMHCYQPRFHIVQADDLFSVRWGVFQTFTFPETSFTAVTAYQNTKITKLKIDHNPFAKGFRDEGTTKKRRANKNPGGVEKQAKMSDMNRESEEDSPSDFCRSSFEGYEADDGELRKRKVADDMKEEVKEERYSPWSADPEHGAKNGSPPAAESRDLYSAEQLVPAPANYQPYRVHEYGKSSSPSSSRTSGTGRGNFESRVPDVATVPDHDSPKPRPHDVAPSPCAPQDYPGVLNMTMAQAGKPGVIGHHIYGPYGAEQPLAQWSGPGPTQYPPPHHMTADYTTQAVHHGYHHGNVAEWSQYPLFSYSCW from the exons ATGCAGTCCATCAGAG ACTCAAAGAGCAACTTCAGCGGGGCTCCTCCTTCCTCCGCCTCGGCGTCGGGCGGTGATGCTTATCTCCAAGGCAACATCCGCATGACTCTGGAGGACCCGGACCTGTGGAGGGCTTTCCACCAAATCGGAACAGAGATGATCATCACAAAACCCGGCAG GAGAATGTTCCCGCACTGCAAGGTGAATCTCTCGGGTCTGGTTCCGTGTGCCAAGTACATTCTGCTGGTGGACATGGTTCCCCAGGACGGCTTCAGATACAAG TGGAATAAAGAGAAATGGGAGGTGGCGGGAAAAGCGGAGCCTCAGCCGCCCTGCAGGACGTACCTGCACCCCGACTCTCCGGCCCCCGGGAGCCACTGGATGAAGCAATCCATCTCCTTCCTCAAGCTCAAGCTCACCAACAACACGCTGGACCAACACGGCCAC ATTATTCTGCACTCCATGCACTGCTACCAACCGCGCTTCCACATCGTCCAGGCCGATGACCTGTTCAGCGTCCGCTGGGGCGTTTTCCAGACCTTCACCTTCCCGGAGACCAGCTTCACAGCCGTCACCGCCTACCAGAACACAAAG ATCACTAAACTGAAGATCGACCACAACCCGTTCGCCAAAGGGTTCCGTGACGAGGGCACGACCAAGAAAAG GCGTGCAAACAAGAACCCCGGTGGTGTGGAAAAGCAAGCCAAGATGTCCGACATGAACAGAGAGTCTGAAGAGGACAGTCCATCAG ACTTCTGCCGCTCCTCTTTTGAGGGCTACGAGGCAGACGATGGCGAGCTGCGAAAGAGGAAGGTGGCAGACGACATGAAGGAGGAGGTGAAGGAGGAGCGCTACTCGCCCTGGTCTGCAGATCCCGAGCACGGCGCCAAGAACGGGTCTCCTCCCGCTGCCGAGTCCCGGGATCTTTACAGCGCCGAGCAGCTGGTTCCTGCTCCCGCTAACTACCAGCCTTACAG GGTCCACGAGTACGGAAAGTCCTCCTCCCCTTCGTCCAGCAGGACCAGCGGAACAGGACGCGGCAATTTCGAGTCCAGGGTCCCCGACGTCGCCACCGTCCCCGACCATGACTCGCCAAAGCCCCGCCCTCACGACGTGGCCCCCTCCCCCTGCGCCCCCCAGGACTACCCCGGGGTGCTCAACATGACCATGGCGCAAGCCGGCAAGCCGGGCGTCATTGGCCACCACATCTACGGCCCCTACGGCGCCGAGCAGCCCCTGGCCCAGTGGAGCGGCCCCGGGCCGACCCAGTACCCGCCTCCTCACCACATGACCGCCGATTACACCACGCAAGCTGTGCATCACGGCTATCACCATGGCAACGTGGCCGAGTGGAGCCAGTACCCGCTGTTCTCGTATTCCTGCTGGTGA